One halophilic archaeon DL31 genomic region harbors:
- a CDS encoding Isovaleryl-CoA dehydrogenase (KEGG: hje:HacjB3_12390 acyl-CoA dehydrogenase~PFAM: Acyl-CoA oxidase/dehydrogenase, type 1; Acyl-CoA oxidase/dehydrogenase, central region; Acyl-CoA dehydrogenase, N-terminal), translating to MEYDDSERAREVAERTRKFIDDVVIPVERDVLGDSPASAETVAELREAARDRDVYGPQLPEEYGGLGLSYRDMLPVFEAAGRSLLGPPAIRVDAPDEGNMHTIGLFGTDEQQEQWLRPLAAGEIGSGFAMTEPMQGAGSDPKMIRTTARKEGDEWVIDGHKWWTTKGVEADVLIVMARTDPDAHPYSGCSLLLVPADAPGVEVVRGIPHMADDVRGTSHAEIRFDEVRVRAENLLGQENEGFAHAQERLGPARLTHCMRYSGMAERALDVAKAYTSERKAFGDPLADKQSVRFEVAEAETELHAARTMVRHAARRIEQGEQARIPVSMAKVYTANTVQNVIDTAVQLCGGNGIGKDLPLADFYENVRQFRILDGADEVHKRVIARSAFEDVDPDEISELTRFGE from the coding sequence ATGGAGTACGACGATTCCGAGCGCGCACGAGAGGTCGCAGAGCGGACACGAAAGTTCATCGACGACGTCGTGATTCCGGTCGAACGGGACGTACTCGGTGACAGTCCCGCGTCGGCGGAGACCGTCGCCGAACTCCGCGAGGCGGCGCGCGACCGGGACGTGTACGGCCCGCAACTGCCCGAGGAGTACGGTGGTCTCGGCCTGAGCTACCGAGATATGCTTCCCGTCTTCGAGGCGGCGGGCCGGAGCTTACTGGGTCCGCCTGCTATCAGAGTCGACGCACCCGACGAGGGAAATATGCATACTATCGGACTGTTTGGCACCGATGAGCAACAAGAGCAATGGCTCCGGCCATTAGCGGCGGGCGAGATTGGGTCGGGATTCGCCATGACCGAACCCATGCAGGGCGCGGGCTCGGATCCGAAGATGATCCGAACGACAGCCCGGAAGGAGGGCGACGAGTGGGTCATCGACGGCCACAAGTGGTGGACCACCAAGGGGGTTGAGGCCGACGTGCTCATCGTGATGGCTCGAACCGACCCGGACGCCCACCCGTATAGTGGCTGTTCGCTGCTACTGGTGCCCGCCGACGCGCCAGGCGTCGAGGTCGTCCGCGGGATCCCACACATGGCTGACGACGTGCGTGGGACAAGCCACGCCGAGATCCGTTTCGACGAGGTCCGCGTTCGTGCGGAGAATCTGCTCGGACAGGAGAACGAAGGCTTTGCACATGCACAGGAGCGACTCGGACCCGCCCGGCTGACCCACTGCATGCGCTACTCCGGGATGGCCGAGCGCGCCCTCGATGTGGCGAAGGCGTACACGTCCGAGCGGAAGGCGTTCGGCGACCCGCTCGCCGACAAGCAGAGCGTCCGGTTCGAGGTTGCCGAGGCCGAAACCGAACTCCACGCCGCCCGGACGATGGTGCGCCACGCCGCCCGCCGGATAGAGCAGGGTGAGCAGGCCCGGATTCCGGTCTCGATGGCGAAGGTATACACCGCCAATACGGTCCAGAACGTTATCGATACCGCGGTTCAGTTGTGCGGCGGGAACGGTATCGGCAAGGACCTCCCGCTCGCGGACTTCTACGAGAACGTCCGCCAGTTCCGCATCCTCGACGGCGCGGACGAGGTCCACAAGCGCGTGATTGCCCGAAGTGCATTCGAAGACGTGGACCCCGACGAGATTAGCGAGCTCACGCGCTTCGGCGAATGA
- a CDS encoding ABC-type transporter, integral membrane subunit (PFAM: Binding-protein-dependent transport systems inner membrane component~KEGG: binding-protein-dependent transport systems inner membrane component): protein MSTDISQKKKELAGSNDSTTYRTPAQEVVHQLRHDPLGLLGLLGLIVIVTAALVGPLISPFGPTEPDYNALLQSPSLEHPMGTDQMGRDTMTRLLVGARYSLLIGVGSISVATTVGILGGIVAGYTTREWLDETLMRFMDVLISFPAIVLGLAVMGILGTDPISVGPVEIGALGKIIVVIGLVYTPRFARITRGAVLKERGKDYVRMARIEGASHPTIVFREILLNILSPILVMFSYRIGSAMIVAAGLGFLGIGVQPPTPSWGAMISTGKDHLHSGEWWLTLFPGIALAVTIMCWNLLGDSVRDALDPNVSTVEEA, encoded by the coding sequence ATGTCTACGGACATTAGCCAAAAGAAGAAGGAACTTGCAGGCAGCAACGATTCGACGACGTATCGGACCCCTGCTCAGGAGGTCGTCCACCAGCTCCGCCACGACCCGTTGGGCCTGCTTGGACTCCTCGGACTGATCGTAATAGTCACGGCCGCGCTAGTCGGCCCCCTGATCTCACCATTCGGTCCGACCGAGCCGGACTACAACGCGCTCCTCCAATCGCCATCGCTCGAACACCCGATGGGCACCGACCAGATGGGTCGGGACACGATGACACGGCTACTCGTAGGCGCCCGCTACTCACTCCTCATCGGCGTCGGCTCGATCTCCGTGGCCACGACCGTCGGCATCCTCGGCGGTATCGTCGCGGGCTACACGACCCGTGAGTGGCTCGACGAGACGTTAATGCGGTTCATGGACGTACTCATCTCGTTCCCAGCCATCGTGCTGGGACTCGCAGTGATGGGGATTCTCGGAACCGACCCGATCTCGGTCGGCCCTGTCGAGATCGGCGCGCTCGGGAAAATAATCGTTGTGATCGGACTGGTGTACACACCGCGGTTCGCCCGCATCACGAGGGGCGCCGTCCTCAAGGAACGCGGGAAGGACTACGTCAGGATGGCTCGGATCGAGGGTGCTTCACACCCAACCATCGTGTTCCGGGAGATACTGCTTAACATACTCTCGCCCATCCTCGTGATGTTCTCGTACCGCATCGGGAGCGCGATGATCGTCGCTGCGGGGCTCGGATTCCTCGGCATCGGCGTCCAGCCCCCGACGCCCAGTTGGGGCGCGATGATCTCTACCGGCAAGGACCATCTCCACTCCGGCGAATGGTGGCTGACCCTGTTCCCCGGAATCGCGCTGGCAGTCACCATCATGTGCTGGAACCTGCTTGGCGACTCGGTCAGGGACGCGCTCGACCCGAACGTCTCGACGGTCGAAGAGGCCTGA
- a CDS encoding Ornithine cyclodeaminase (KEGG: hsl:OE2945F ornithine cyclodeaminase~PFAM: Ornithine cyclodeaminase/mu-crystallin), whose amino-acid sequence MPDVTFLSHEDVENSAEVAEYVGAVKEAYRQRGEGGAAEPRTKLTREDPSGMLTSYLAILPDSGVMGGYVYAAGFDSGTMFVTPLYDAEEGRLLALIDGAHMNPYKTGAAGAVGVDSLAREDSSVLGFVGAGSQARGQLRAVAEVRDLADVKVFSRTPESRESFADEFDDQLSADVRPVESSAAAVEDSDVVVTATTSYEPVFDGDRLSPGTHVTAMGQYHPERRELDATTIERAKYVPDLRERIHSDAGSFILAREEGAVDDDHVHAELGDVVAGTAPGRTSSEEVTVFDSGGNAIETVAAANLLYEKADPDAGTELPYATSNDAFPGR is encoded by the coding sequence ATGCCAGACGTCACATTCCTATCCCATGAGGACGTAGAGAACTCGGCGGAGGTCGCCGAGTACGTCGGCGCAGTGAAAGAGGCGTATCGCCAGCGCGGGGAGGGCGGCGCAGCCGAACCTCGAACTAAACTAACTCGAGAGGATCCCTCGGGAATGCTCACGAGCTATCTTGCCATCCTGCCTGACTCGGGTGTGATGGGTGGATACGTGTACGCCGCGGGGTTCGACTCGGGCACCATGTTCGTTACACCGTTGTACGACGCCGAGGAGGGTCGACTCCTCGCGCTGATCGACGGCGCGCACATGAACCCGTACAAGACCGGGGCGGCAGGAGCAGTCGGCGTCGACTCGCTGGCCCGCGAGGACTCGTCGGTTCTCGGCTTCGTCGGCGCGGGATCGCAGGCTAGAGGCCAACTCCGCGCTGTCGCCGAAGTCCGAGACCTGGCCGACGTGAAGGTATTCTCGCGCACACCAGAGAGCCGCGAGTCGTTCGCCGACGAGTTCGACGACCAGCTGTCGGCCGATGTTCGACCGGTCGAGTCGAGTGCCGCCGCAGTCGAGGATTCGGACGTGGTGGTCACCGCAACTACGTCGTACGAGCCGGTGTTCGACGGCGACCGGCTCTCTCCCGGTACCCACGTCACCGCGATGGGGCAGTACCATCCTGAGCGCCGGGAACTCGACGCCACCACTATCGAACGTGCGAAGTACGTCCCGGACCTCCGTGAGCGAATCCACTCGGACGCCGGGTCGTTCATCCTCGCCCGTGAGGAGGGTGCAGTCGACGACGACCACGTCCACGCGGAACTCGGCGACGTTGTTGCCGGGACCGCGCCGGGTCGAACCTCTTCCGAGGAAGTCACGGTGTTCGACAGCGGTGGGAACGCCATCGAGACTGTCGCGGCCGCGAACCTACTGTACGAGAAGGCCGACCCCGACGCGGGGACCGAACTCCCGTACGCGACTTCGAACGACGCGTTCCCCGGCCGGTAG
- a CDS encoding 3-oxoacyl-(acyl-carrier-protein) reductase (KEGG: rha:RHA1_ro08631 oxidoreductase~PFAM: Short-chain dehydrogenase/reductase SDR), which translates to MQDDLTGKTALVTGGARGLGRSYALELADQGANVAIADIDLSSYREYEQEQEGMEADSVEAEIEARGVDSLGITADVTDREQVVDMVEEVVETFGSLEVLVTNAGGGTGELDETFASELEAEHLHATVERNFYGTVYTCIAAAPTMKDQGSGSVITVASQAGRRAHDDGSYAHYGAAKAAVIMYTKYLAQDLGRYGVRANVIAPGYIGTGRLQESFERLGVEEIEADTALGRIGDPEECAELVSFLASEKSRYITGALLPVDGGTIRS; encoded by the coding sequence ATGCAAGACGACTTAACTGGAAAGACCGCGCTCGTCACCGGCGGAGCGCGAGGGCTCGGCCGGAGCTACGCGCTTGAACTCGCAGACCAAGGAGCCAACGTGGCCATCGCGGACATCGACCTCTCGTCGTACCGGGAGTACGAACAGGAGCAGGAAGGGATGGAGGCTGACAGCGTTGAAGCAGAAATCGAGGCCCGCGGCGTCGACTCGCTCGGCATCACCGCCGACGTGACCGACCGCGAGCAGGTCGTCGACATGGTCGAGGAGGTGGTCGAGACGTTCGGGTCGCTCGAGGTACTCGTCACGAACGCGGGGGGCGGTACCGGCGAACTCGACGAGACGTTCGCAAGCGAACTCGAGGCCGAGCACCTCCACGCCACGGTCGAGCGCAATTTCTACGGCACGGTGTACACCTGTATCGCGGCCGCTCCGACGATGAAAGACCAGGGGAGTGGGTCCGTCATCACGGTCGCCTCACAGGCGGGCAGGCGCGCCCACGATGACGGTTCGTATGCCCACTACGGCGCGGCAAAGGCGGCCGTCATCATGTACACCAAGTACCTCGCACAAGATCTGGGCCGGTACGGCGTGCGGGCCAACGTCATCGCGCCGGGGTACATCGGCACAGGACGGCTCCAGGAGTCGTTTGAGCGGCTCGGCGTCGAGGAGATTGAGGCCGACACCGCGCTCGGCCGCATCGGCGACCCCGAGGAATGCGCAGAACTAGTTAGCTTTCTCGCCAGCGAGAAGTCCAGATATATAACCGGGGCACTCCTACCCGTAGACGGAGGCACCATTAGGAGCTAA
- a CDS encoding 5-carboxymethyl-2-hydroxymuconate Delta-isomerase (KEGG: hje:HacjB3_07435 2-hydroxyhepta-24-diene-1,7-dioate isomerase~PFAM: Fumarylacetoacetase, C-terminal-like) has protein sequence MRKARFIDPAGTTRTGEWTDGEIVTDTGTYDPDEVRLLAPSDPSKIICVGLNYHDHVEEGSYDEIPEIPMLFLKPPNTVSAHGDTVTLPEGKYCEHEAEFAVVIGEQCRAVSADDVMDVVAGFTCSNDVSNRDDQYMEMERNWNFVRGKAFDNAAPMGPVLATPDEVPEDAAIELRVNGETRQSSSRDDMIFSVPEVVEEVTKYITLEPGDVIMTGTPAGVDEIADGDTVEIEIEGIGTLRHGVETP, from the coding sequence ATGCGGAAAGCGAGATTCATCGACCCAGCAGGAACGACCAGAACCGGAGAGTGGACCGACGGCGAGATTGTCACGGACACGGGGACCTACGACCCTGACGAGGTGCGACTGCTTGCGCCCTCGGACCCGAGCAAGATCATCTGTGTCGGACTGAACTACCACGACCACGTCGAGGAGGGGAGCTACGACGAGATCCCCGAGATCCCGATGTTGTTCCTCAAGCCGCCCAACACCGTGTCCGCCCACGGCGACACCGTCACGCTCCCCGAAGGCAAGTACTGCGAGCACGAGGCCGAATTCGCCGTAGTCATCGGCGAGCAGTGTCGCGCCGTCAGCGCTGACGACGTTATGGACGTGGTCGCGGGGTTCACCTGTTCGAACGACGTATCGAACCGCGACGATCAGTACATGGAGATGGAGCGCAACTGGAACTTCGTGCGCGGGAAGGCGTTCGACAATGCAGCCCCGATGGGGCCGGTGTTGGCCACGCCCGACGAGGTGCCCGAGGACGCCGCCATCGAACTCCGGGTGAACGGCGAGACGCGCCAATCCTCGTCTCGCGACGACATGATCTTCAGCGTCCCGGAGGTCGTCGAGGAGGTCACGAAGTATATCACGCTCGAACCGGGCGACGTGATCATGACCGGCACGCCCGCGGGCGTCGACGAGATCGCCGACGGCGACACCGTCGAGATCGAGATCGAGGGAATCGGCACCCTCCGTCACGGGGTCGAGACGCCCTAA
- a CDS encoding o-succinylbenzoate--CoA ligase (KEGG: hla:Hlac_0224 AMP-dependent synthetase and ligase~PFAM: AMP-dependent synthetase/ligase) → MASRDLTLEPFFWRATRLFPDREIISRTSRATERYTYREFGERVRALAGGLAELGIESGDRVGTFGWNHHRHFEAYFAVPLSGAQLHTVNVALPDDHAEYIVNDADDDLLLVDPGEPFETVERLWDRFEGVETVVIMDESVPETDLDCAVAYESLLDASDPVTEWPDLDEDQPAGMCYTSGTTGKPKGVEYTQKMVYSHAMAVMTPAALDVHEDDTVMHVVPMYHVNGWELPYTATIAGTRQVYPGPSPEPADLARLIEEESVTLTAGVPTVWINLLDYLDEADADLTSLDRIVVGGSAAPEEVTRRYRKEYDVTVEQAWGMTETMSIGSVSRPRAEMNDWSPDEQAEVRAKQGLLAPGLQMRIVGDDGEAVAWDGEAFGELWVRGPTVVEEYHNRPDANAASFEGDWLKTGDIASVDEHGYIEVVDRAKDVIKSGGEWISSIELENALIEHDAVIEAAVVAADHDRWQERPVAYVNIRKGAEVNAADLRTFLAEDYPRWWLPDTVEFTDKIPKTATGKFDKKALRDRTDDVDLAWTPGE, encoded by the coding sequence ATGGCATCACGTGATCTCACGCTGGAGCCGTTCTTCTGGCGTGCCACCCGGTTATTCCCGGATCGGGAAATAATCTCGCGGACGAGTCGGGCAACGGAACGATACACCTATCGGGAGTTCGGCGAGCGAGTGCGAGCGTTGGCGGGCGGTCTGGCGGAACTCGGAATCGAATCCGGCGACCGTGTCGGCACGTTCGGCTGGAATCATCACCGACACTTCGAGGCGTACTTCGCGGTCCCGCTGTCGGGCGCACAGCTCCACACCGTCAATGTCGCCCTGCCCGATGACCACGCCGAGTACATCGTGAACGATGCCGACGACGACCTGCTGCTGGTCGACCCGGGCGAGCCGTTCGAGACGGTTGAGCGCCTCTGGGACCGGTTCGAGGGCGTCGAGACGGTGGTTATCATGGACGAGTCGGTGCCCGAAACCGACCTCGACTGCGCCGTGGCCTACGAGTCGTTGCTCGACGCAAGCGACCCGGTGACGGAGTGGCCCGACCTCGACGAGGATCAACCCGCGGGGATGTGCTACACGTCGGGGACGACGGGCAAGCCCAAGGGCGTCGAGTACACCCAGAAGATGGTCTACTCCCACGCAATGGCGGTGATGACCCCCGCTGCGCTTGACGTACACGAGGACGACACCGTGATGCACGTTGTCCCGATGTATCACGTCAACGGCTGGGAACTCCCGTATACCGCAACGATAGCCGGGACCCGGCAGGTGTATCCCGGGCCGTCTCCGGAGCCAGCCGACCTCGCACGACTTATCGAGGAGGAGAGCGTGACACTGACCGCGGGTGTGCCGACGGTGTGGATCAACCTGCTCGACTACCTTGACGAGGCGGACGCAGACCTGACCAGCCTCGACCGCATCGTCGTCGGGGGGAGCGCCGCCCCGGAGGAAGTGACCCGACGGTACCGCAAGGAGTACGACGTAACCGTTGAGCAGGCGTGGGGGATGACCGAGACGATGAGTATCGGAAGCGTCTCGCGGCCCCGAGCCGAGATGAACGACTGGAGCCCCGACGAGCAGGCGGAGGTCCGGGCCAAGCAGGGACTGCTCGCACCCGGACTGCAGATGAGGATAGTCGGCGACGACGGGGAGGCCGTGGCGTGGGACGGCGAGGCGTTCGGCGAGTTGTGGGTCCGCGGACCGACGGTGGTCGAGGAGTACCACAATCGGCCCGATGCGAACGCCGCAAGTTTCGAGGGCGACTGGCTGAAGACCGGCGACATCGCGTCGGTCGACGAACACGGCTACATCGAGGTGGTTGACCGCGCTAAGGACGTGATCAAGAGCGGTGGAGAGTGGATATCGAGCATCGAACTGGAGAACGCCCTCATCGAACACGATGCCGTGATAGAGGCCGCGGTGGTCGCTGCCGACCACGACCGGTGGCAGGAGCGCCCAGTCGCGTATGTGAACATCCGCAAGGGAGCAGAGGTCAACGCCGCCGACCTCCGGACGTTCCTCGCTGAGGACTACCCCCGGTGGTGGCTGCCCGACACCGTGGAGTTTACCGACAAGATACCCAAAACCGCCACGGGGAAGTTCGATAAGAAGGCGCTCCGAGACCGGACCGATGACGTAGACCTCGCGTGGACGCCCGGCGAGTAG
- a CDS encoding ABC-type transporter, integral membrane subunit (PFAM: Binding-protein-dependent transport systems inner membrane component~KEGG: sti:Sthe_0679 binding-protein-dependent transport systems inner membrane component): protein MSKSIKALFIRRILLAVPVLFGVTGLVFLFVALAPQSAAVNRLNSVDAEAVQQLEAELGLNRPLHVRYIDWVTGILNGNFGTSLINDQAVFPLLVDRMTVSAELAFFGFLWMIVLSSILGLISAFNRNHVPDHIARTYAILGISIPDFVVGILLIMVFGVWLGWLPAGGWTPLSESVVGNLKRIILPSYTVGFLFTAIVMRMFRSDLLETMNKEHVNAAKAMGIPKNRIVLQDVIKPAVIPTITTVGMTLSLLIAGLVLAEIVFAIPGIGRLTVNAIFDGDFPIIQGALLIIATVFVLLNLVVDLAYYYLDPRIRVMEE from the coding sequence ATGTCAAAAAGCATCAAGGCGCTGTTTATTCGTCGGATACTGCTCGCGGTGCCAGTACTGTTTGGTGTGACCGGTCTCGTGTTCCTATTCGTCGCGCTTGCGCCGCAATCAGCCGCGGTCAATCGGCTGAACTCGGTCGACGCGGAAGCTGTCCAACAGCTCGAGGCCGAGCTCGGACTGAATCGACCGCTCCACGTGCGGTACATCGATTGGGTGACGGGGATTCTCAACGGCAACTTCGGAACGTCGCTCATCAACGACCAAGCCGTGTTCCCGCTCCTCGTCGACCGGATGACGGTCTCGGCGGAACTCGCGTTCTTCGGGTTCCTGTGGATGATCGTCCTGTCGTCGATACTCGGGCTCATCTCCGCGTTCAATCGCAACCACGTGCCCGATCACATCGCGCGGACGTACGCTATCCTCGGGATTTCGATTCCGGACTTCGTGGTCGGTATCCTGCTGATCATGGTGTTCGGGGTCTGGCTCGGATGGCTTCCGGCCGGTGGCTGGACGCCGCTCAGCGAAAGCGTCGTCGGCAACCTCAAGCGTATTATTCTGCCGTCCTACACCGTCGGGTTCCTGTTCACCGCGATAGTGATGCGGATGTTCCGGTCGGACCTGCTGGAGACGATGAACAAAGAGCACGTGAACGCGGCGAAGGCGATGGGCATTCCGAAAAATCGCATCGTCCTCCAGGACGTCATCAAACCAGCGGTAATCCCGACGATCACCACCGTCGGCATGACCCTGTCACTGCTCATTGCTGGGCTCGTGCTCGCGGAGATCGTGTTCGCCATCCCCGGAATCGGGCGGCTAACGGTCAACGCCATCTTCGACGGTGACTTCCCGATCATCCAGGGCGCGCTGTTGATCATCGCAACCGTCTTCGTCCTGTTGAACCTCGTCGTCGACCTCGCGTACTACTATCTCGACCCCAGGATCAGGGTGATGGAGGAATAA
- a CDS encoding hydrolase CocE/NonD family protein (TIGRFAM: CocE/NonD hydrolase~KEGG: cwo:Cwoe_2493 peptidase S15) has translation MSTVVVERDRSVEMADGVSLATDVYRPDDDAEHPVLLHRNPYDKSNAKSVGGLVFNPLDAVEEGFVVVVQDVRGRFGSNGEWEPFEHEREDGYETVEWAARQPWSDGHVGIYGASYHGVTALQAAAADPPHLDAAFAYSTGCDYHHGFIYESGAFELGFNLYWALGLTADEERDVDDAALRGALADARTNPRKYTERRPLSSVLPTDDVASYWREWLDHPEYDEYWKAVDIGPKVTDIDCPVLHLSGWYDVFLQGHLDLERRIRADGPDHHRFVVGPWNHEAYTTLTPSKVGDRVFGPDAVTGTGLLSDLALDWFGRWLADDPDPGSDSDPSVRYFQMGADEWRETDGWPPEHRAARFYLRGDAGSADRVTGGLSRTKPAVDQPPDSYRYDPENPVPTRGGRIHQPILDPGGVRDQTPVLAREDVLAYASSRLTEPLEVAGPVKCRLHVACSRPDVDLVVTLLDVEPSGYRANVADGVCRARYRNGGDEPEYLDPGSSYAVTVDAGAVAHTFDSGHRVGLAVTSSDFPRFDRNTTARGPIADAPPEAYEPADIQVFHDPDRPSHVLLPEVED, from the coding sequence ATGTCGACGGTCGTCGTCGAGCGGGATCGGTCGGTGGAGATGGCCGATGGCGTCTCGCTCGCGACGGACGTCTACCGTCCGGACGACGACGCCGAACATCCCGTCCTACTCCACCGCAACCCGTACGACAAGTCGAACGCGAAATCCGTCGGCGGGCTCGTCTTCAATCCGCTCGACGCCGTGGAGGAGGGGTTCGTCGTGGTCGTCCAAGACGTACGCGGGCGGTTCGGATCGAACGGTGAGTGGGAACCGTTCGAGCACGAGCGCGAGGACGGATACGAGACCGTCGAGTGGGCGGCCCGACAGCCGTGGAGCGACGGCCATGTCGGAATTTACGGCGCCTCCTACCACGGCGTCACCGCGCTTCAGGCCGCGGCCGCGGACCCGCCGCACCTCGACGCTGCGTTCGCGTACTCCACCGGCTGTGACTACCACCATGGGTTCATCTACGAGAGCGGCGCGTTCGAACTTGGGTTTAACCTCTACTGGGCGCTCGGCCTCACTGCCGACGAGGAGCGTGACGTCGACGACGCCGCGCTCCGCGGCGCGCTGGCGGACGCCCGAACGAATCCCCGGAAATATACCGAACGCCGTCCGCTCTCCTCGGTCCTGCCGACAGACGATGTCGCCAGCTACTGGCGGGAGTGGCTCGACCACCCCGAATACGACGAGTATTGGAAAGCGGTCGATATAGGTCCGAAGGTTACCGACATCGACTGCCCAGTGTTGCATCTCTCAGGCTGGTACGATGTGTTCCTCCAAGGCCACCTCGATCTCGAACGACGGATTCGCGCGGACGGGCCGGACCACCACCGGTTCGTGGTCGGACCGTGGAACCACGAGGCGTACACGACCCTGACGCCCAGCAAGGTCGGCGACCGGGTGTTCGGTCCCGACGCGGTTACAGGAACCGGGCTGCTGAGTGACCTCGCGCTGGACTGGTTCGGCCGGTGGCTTGCCGACGACCCGGACCCAGGCTCTGACTCGGATCCCTCAGTCCGATATTTCCAGATGGGCGCCGACGAGTGGCGCGAGACAGACGGGTGGCCGCCCGAACATCGAGCTGCCCGGTTTTACCTCCGAGGTGACGCCGGAAGCGCGGACCGCGTGACCGGCGGGCTGTCCCGCACGAAACCGGCGGTCGACCAGCCGCCGGACAGCTATCGGTACGACCCCGAGAACCCGGTTCCGACTCGTGGCGGGCGCATCCATCAGCCGATACTCGACCCGGGTGGCGTTCGGGACCAAACGCCGGTGCTGGCCCGCGAGGACGTGCTGGCTTACGCCTCGTCCCGGCTGACCGAACCCCTTGAGGTGGCTGGACCGGTCAAGTGTCGGCTCCACGTCGCGTGCTCGCGGCCGGACGTCGACCTCGTGGTGACGCTCTTGGACGTGGAACCGTCGGGGTATCGAGCGAACGTCGCTGACGGGGTATGCCGCGCCCGGTACCGAAATGGGGGCGACGAACCGGAGTACCTCGACCCCGGGTCGAGCTACGCGGTCACGGTCGACGCGGGTGCGGTCGCACACACGTTCGATTCGGGTCACCGGGTCGGTCTCGCCGTGACGAGTTCCGACTTCCCACGGTTCGACCGCAATACCACGGCGCGCGGCCCTATCGCCGACGCGCCCCCGGAGGCGTATGAGCCAGCGGACATTCAGGTGTTCCACGACCCCGACCGGCCGTCGCACGTCCTGCTACCCGAGGTCGAGGATTGA
- a CDS encoding Glyoxalase/bleomycin resistance protein/dioxygenase (PFAM: Glyoxalase/bleomycin resistance protein/dioxygenase~KEGG: nmg:Nmag_1477 glyoxalase/bleomycin resistance protein/dioxygenase): MEVIHAAVSVASLDRSLEFYVDGLGLTDRWGFERDGVTHRYLGGSEGAEIQLVEDSDAAESNSRGVDHVAVEVADLDATFETLTEQTSCPVDQPPSTLTVTEVETRYAFVEDPDGNRVELVERTSDHPGND; encoded by the coding sequence ATGGAGGTCATCCATGCTGCGGTCTCGGTCGCCTCGCTCGACCGGTCGTTGGAGTTCTACGTGGACGGACTCGGTCTCACCGACCGATGGGGGTTCGAGCGCGACGGAGTCACGCACCGCTACCTCGGCGGCTCCGAGGGGGCCGAGATACAACTCGTCGAGGATTCCGACGCTGCGGAGTCGAACTCGCGCGGCGTCGACCACGTCGCGGTCGAGGTTGCCGATCTGGACGCGACGTTTGAGACGCTGACCGAGCAAACGTCGTGTCCGGTGGACCAACCGCCGTCGACGCTCACGGTGACCGAGGTCGAGACTCGCTACGCCTTCGTCGAGGACCCCGACGGGAACCGCGTGGAACTGGTCGAGAGGACGTCCGATCACCCCGGAAACGACTGA